The proteins below are encoded in one region of Asticcacaulis excentricus CB 48:
- the pseF gene encoding pseudaminic acid cytidylyltransferase, whose product MRRVCIIPARGGSKRIPRKNIKPFFGQPMIGYSIRAAIQSGLFAHIIVSTDDEEIAEVARACGAQTPFVRPPELANDHAGTGAVIAHALDWLIAQGERPDALCCLYATAPFLTARRLIEGWEALQGKRHAFSVTSYAFPIQRALYVTPEGGVAMFQPEHRMTRSQDLMPAYHDAAQFYWSWTEAALNGEDVFSIHSAPVILPRTEVVDIDTPEDWEVAEQMFAALRARQK is encoded by the coding sequence ATGAGACGGGTCTGTATTATTCCGGCGCGCGGGGGGTCGAAGCGCATCCCGCGCAAGAATATCAAGCCCTTCTTCGGCCAGCCGATGATCGGCTATTCGATCCGCGCGGCAATTCAGTCCGGCCTGTTTGCGCACATCATTGTCTCGACCGATGATGAGGAAATCGCCGAGGTGGCGCGCGCCTGCGGGGCGCAAACACCATTTGTACGCCCGCCAGAGCTGGCCAACGACCATGCCGGGACCGGCGCAGTGATCGCCCACGCGCTCGACTGGCTGATCGCCCAGGGGGAACGCCCTGACGCCCTTTGCTGCCTCTATGCCACCGCGCCGTTTCTGACGGCCAGGCGTCTGATCGAGGGCTGGGAGGCGCTTCAGGGCAAACGCCACGCTTTTTCGGTGACCAGCTACGCCTTCCCTATCCAGCGCGCCCTCTATGTCACGCCTGAGGGCGGGGTGGCCATGTTCCAGCCGGAACATCGCATGACACGCTCTCAGGACCTCATGCCCGCCTATCATGACGCGGCGCAGTTCTACTGGAGCTGGACAGAGGCGGCATTGAATGGCGAGGACGTCTTTTCGATCCATTCCGCCCCGGTCATCCTGCCGCGCACCGAAGTCGTCGATATCGACACGCCCGAAGACTGGGAAGTTGCCGAACAGATGTTCGCGGCGCTCCGAGCGCGGCAGAAGTAG
- a CDS encoding phytanoyl-CoA dioxygenase family protein, translated as MSAAAATTTPFIERLRTRIPSVSQFLRRARTDRRNVAYDLLPLLDYRGRQTLGRLVCHFKPRTPDLAPSPLARSLCADLCEEGFTAIQPPIDAQVLGDLTAYFRSLPCHDPYRPHLGRFAWDQVPSDDINIGYYTPDEVIRAPHALALANHPDVLAAVELYLGARPILDNIGAAWGFAGRATAKGVQRFHRDYDCVGNVKLFYYLTDIDEDAGPHVFVRGSHRSSILETGKAQTDADIEAAFGTGKLVTLTAPAGSWFLEDVYGFHKGLLPVSRPRLLLAFQYNLYPTPHSPKAPVMDNPGGFDPYINQVFLR; from the coding sequence ATGTCCGCGGCTGCCGCGACGACGACGCCCTTTATTGAGCGCCTGCGCACGCGCATTCCATCCGTGTCGCAGTTTTTAAGACGTGCCCGCACTGACCGCCGCAATGTCGCCTACGACCTTTTGCCGTTACTCGATTATCGCGGGCGCCAAACGCTCGGTCGTCTGGTGTGCCACTTTAAACCCCGCACACCAGATCTTGCGCCCTCTCCGCTCGCACGGTCCTTATGTGCAGATCTGTGCGAAGAGGGTTTCACAGCTATCCAGCCGCCTATTGACGCACAGGTTTTAGGCGACCTGACCGCCTATTTCCGCAGTCTGCCCTGTCACGACCCTTACCGCCCGCACCTCGGACGCTTTGCCTGGGATCAGGTGCCGTCGGACGATATCAATATCGGCTATTATACCCCCGACGAGGTTATTCGCGCGCCCCATGCGCTGGCTCTGGCCAATCACCCCGACGTACTGGCAGCCGTTGAGCTCTATCTGGGGGCAAGGCCCATTTTGGACAACATCGGGGCAGCCTGGGGGTTTGCCGGCCGCGCCACGGCCAAGGGTGTGCAGCGCTTCCATCGCGATTACGACTGCGTCGGCAATGTGAAACTCTTTTACTATCTGACAGACATTGATGAGGACGCAGGCCCGCACGTCTTTGTGCGCGGCTCGCACCGCTCTTCCATACTCGAAACCGGCAAGGCCCAGACTGACGCCGATATCGAAGCCGCTTTCGGGACCGGAAAGCTAGTCACCCTCACGGCCCCGGCCGGCTCGTGGTTTCTCGAAGACGTCTATGGGTTTCATAAGGGGCTCTTGCCCGTGTCGCGCCCCAGGCTCCTTTTGGCCTTTCAGTATAATCTCTATCCAACCCCGCATTCGCCGAAGGCACCGGTGATGGACAATCCGGGTGGTTTCGACCCCTACATCAATCAGGTTTTTCTGCGATGA
- a CDS encoding intradiol ring-cleavage dioxygenase: MNALALSGINRSDIRTSVGSASGTAPGLPLKLTITLVNSASGCAALSGYVIYLWHCTRDGLYSLYSSGVTGENYLRGIQVTDTNGQVTFTTIFPGCYSGRMPHMHVEVYPSLASATSYANKIKTSQFALDRSVCSTVYSNVSGYSASVSNLAAISFSSDNVFSDNTSAELAAQTIALTGDTTNGYTGTVTFGITV; encoded by the coding sequence GTGAACGCGCTGGCGCTTTCCGGGATCAACCGATCCGATATCCGCACATCTGTGGGATCGGCGTCGGGTACCGCGCCAGGGCTGCCGCTTAAACTGACCATAACGCTGGTGAATTCCGCCAGTGGCTGCGCGGCCTTGTCAGGCTACGTCATCTATCTTTGGCACTGCACGCGAGACGGCCTCTATTCTCTTTATTCGTCTGGCGTCACAGGCGAAAACTATCTTCGCGGCATTCAGGTCACCGACACCAACGGCCAGGTCACCTTTACCACCATCTTCCCCGGCTGTTACTCAGGCCGCATGCCTCACATGCATGTGGAGGTCTATCCAAGTCTGGCGTCAGCAACCTCCTACGCCAACAAGATCAAGACCAGCCAGTTTGCGCTCGACCGAAGCGTCTGTTCGACCGTCTATAGCAATGTCTCAGGCTATAGCGCCTCAGTTAGCAATCTGGCCGCGATCTCGTTTTCGAGCGACAATGTGTTTTCGGACAATACATCGGCAGAGCTGGCCGCTCAGACAATCGCCCTCACAGGTGACACCACAAACGGGTACACCGGGACCGTGACCTTCGGGATCACCGTCTAG
- a CDS encoding helix-turn-helix domain-containing protein, translating into MQKESLKEIGALLRQARQASGLTQEQVARLSGITRPRYREVEAGSAAARATTLINIARALGLEMMLVPQSAVPAVNALLRPHEDDDFPAFSVLTDEEE; encoded by the coding sequence TTGCAAAAAGAATCGCTCAAAGAGATCGGCGCCTTGCTCCGTCAGGCGCGTCAGGCTTCCGGCCTGACCCAAGAGCAGGTGGCCCGATTGTCCGGCATTACGCGTCCGCGATATAGAGAGGTCGAGGCAGGGAGTGCGGCCGCAAGGGCGACAACGCTGATTAACATCGCCCGGGCGCTGGGCCTCGAAATGATGCTGGTGCCCCAGAGTGCGGTCCCGGCTGTCAACGCGTTGCTGCGTCCGCATGAAGACGATGATTTTCCAGCCTTTTCGGTTCTGACGGATGAAGAGGAATGA
- a CDS encoding aromatic ring-hydroxylating oxygenase subunit alpha, whose amino-acid sequence MYRDLLGQIPADAYVREEVLTAEIAHVFRPSWLCVGFVEDLKNHQDFITAQIGPHSIVVQNFNGDLRAFRNVCSHRFARIQTESAGNRPLQCPYHGWTYNGEGKPVGVPLNKPCFNLTEADQAELALQAYALEVVGHFVFVRMTSEGPDLQTFLGDYHDELEHLSAVCTDRFERVSYEWEANWKLGMDNAAEGYHVPLVHAESFGLILSLQLEISSVPDHSRYTGKLKERSLKWWRNVHKNLKITPSDRYPEYGNFLIFPNIVITFSGGAFLTFQTFDPIAPERLRINSASWLATNRGGQTRDLVVGELKTFSAQVRDEDAQICGITQAGMRDVPDNRAPLLGQMEGRIAHFQKAWAKRMGDWSASGETP is encoded by the coding sequence ATGTATAGAGACCTTCTGGGACAGATACCTGCAGACGCCTATGTCCGCGAAGAGGTTCTGACGGCGGAAATCGCCCACGTCTTTCGCCCGTCCTGGTTATGTGTCGGTTTTGTTGAAGACCTCAAAAATCATCAGGACTTCATAACGGCGCAGATAGGGCCGCACTCCATCGTCGTTCAGAACTTCAACGGCGATTTGCGGGCCTTTCGCAATGTCTGTTCTCACCGGTTCGCGCGGATTCAGACCGAGAGCGCTGGCAATCGACCCCTGCAGTGTCCCTATCACGGCTGGACCTATAATGGTGAGGGAAAGCCTGTGGGCGTGCCCCTGAACAAGCCATGCTTCAACCTGACTGAAGCGGATCAGGCAGAGCTGGCTCTGCAAGCCTACGCACTTGAAGTGGTGGGTCATTTTGTCTTTGTACGGATGACATCCGAAGGTCCCGACCTTCAAACCTTTCTAGGCGACTATCACGACGAATTAGAACACCTGTCTGCGGTGTGCACGGATCGCTTTGAACGCGTCAGCTATGAGTGGGAAGCCAACTGGAAGCTCGGCATGGACAATGCCGCTGAAGGCTATCATGTGCCTCTTGTCCATGCGGAGAGTTTTGGCCTGATCCTGTCGCTGCAGCTGGAAATTTCAAGTGTGCCTGACCATAGCCGTTATACCGGCAAGCTGAAGGAGCGCTCACTGAAATGGTGGCGTAATGTTCATAAGAATCTAAAGATTACGCCGTCAGACCGTTATCCCGAATATGGCAATTTCCTCATCTTCCCAAATATCGTCATCACGTTTTCCGGCGGCGCGTTTTTGACGTTTCAGACCTTCGATCCCATTGCGCCAGAGCGTTTACGTATCAACTCGGCCTCCTGGCTGGCAACCAATCGGGGTGGACAAACGCGCGATCTGGTGGTTGGCGAACTCAAAACCTTTTCGGCACAGGTGCGCGATGAGGATGCCCAAATCTGCGGCATCACGCAGGCGGGGATGCGCGATGTGCCCGATAATCGGGCGCCGCTTCTGGGACAGATGGAAGGGCGGATCGCCCATTTTCAGAAGGCTTGGGCAAAACGCATGGGCGACTGGTCCGCATCCGGAGAGACGCCATGA
- a CDS encoding phosphopantetheine-binding protein: MDKAAFFAAIAEILEVDGSGLTGEENVRDIGNWDSLSVISFVAMVDSDLGRIVDGEKLKSAVTLNDLAAVAGL, translated from the coding sequence GTGGATAAAGCCGCCTTTTTTGCCGCAATTGCGGAGATTCTTGAAGTCGATGGAAGCGGACTGACCGGCGAAGAAAATGTCCGCGATATCGGCAACTGGGACAGCCTTTCTGTCATCTCCTTTGTGGCTATGGTCGATTCCGATCTGGGGCGAATCGTTGATGGCGAAAAGCTAAAAAGCGCGGTCACGCTAAATGACCTCGCTGCGGTTGCCGGATTGTAG
- a CDS encoding SDR family NAD(P)-dependent oxidoreductase has product MSDVLTPCVTKPADTGFNPLSLSGRTIMVTGATSGIGQASAIYLSRLGARLIVTGRNPERLQATLDALSGEGHQGHLFDLADIEKIVPWMKTVCAETGPLNGLAHCAGVQATRPIQAVKPDFIQEVLTQNLAASLMLAQAFRLKACHVSGASLVYVSSSAALKTAPGNVVYAASKGGIISAVKGLGVELVRDGVRVNAVAPAMIDTPMSDQFRALLSEENFQRVIDLHPLGLGRPDDVAAAIAFLLADTSRWITGSILTVDGGFLA; this is encoded by the coding sequence ATGAGCGACGTCCTGACCCCTTGCGTCACAAAACCCGCGGATACGGGTTTTAACCCTTTAAGCCTGAGCGGGCGCACCATTATGGTGACAGGTGCGACGTCCGGCATCGGGCAGGCCTCAGCCATCTATCTGTCGCGTCTGGGGGCGCGCCTTATCGTCACGGGGCGTAATCCTGAGCGCCTTCAGGCAACGCTGGATGCCTTGTCCGGAGAGGGCCATCAAGGTCATCTGTTTGACCTGGCCGATATTGAGAAGATCGTGCCCTGGATGAAGACGGTCTGCGCCGAGACAGGACCGCTCAACGGGCTGGCTCATTGCGCAGGCGTGCAGGCAACGCGGCCTATTCAGGCGGTGAAGCCCGACTTTATTCAGGAAGTGCTCACACAAAATCTGGCCGCCTCCCTGATGCTGGCTCAGGCCTTTCGGCTGAAAGCCTGCCACGTGTCTGGCGCTTCACTCGTTTATGTGTCGTCTTCTGCCGCGTTGAAAACCGCGCCTGGCAATGTCGTCTATGCAGCGTCAAAAGGCGGCATTATTTCAGCCGTAAAAGGCCTCGGCGTTGAACTGGTTCGTGATGGCGTACGCGTCAATGCGGTCGCCCCGGCGATGATCGACACCCCTATGTCGGATCAGTTTCGCGCCCTTCTCTCCGAAGAGAATTTTCAGCGGGTCATAGATCTGCATCCGCTGGGGCTGGGCAGGCCCGATGACGTGGCTGCGGCCATTGCCTTTCTGCTGGCCGACACGTCGCGTTGGATTACCGGGTCCATATTGACCGTGGACGGAGGGTTTCTGGCGTGA
- the cimA gene encoding citramalate synthase, protein MAERIYLYDSTLRDGSQAQGIDFTVADKLAIAEALDAFGIDYIEGGWPGANPTDDAFFARVPKTRFAKVSAFGMTRRAGRSASNDPGLQDILGAGTPAVCLVGKSWDWQVETALKVSTSENLKMISDSLSHVINQGREAHFDAEHFFDGYKANPTYALEALSAAYEAGASWIILCDTNGGSMPSEVYRIVSDVRSKLPDARLGIHCHNDTEQAVANSLAAVEAGVRQIQGTINGIGERCGNANLIALIPTLMLKMGYETGVSMEQLKEIGSLSRLIDDRLNRVPNRHAAYVGKSAFAHKGGLHVSAMARDSRSYEHIDPALVGNTRLILVSDKAGRANVLNRLEQMGIEVSADDERINELVKIVKDREAMGYAYEDASASFELLARGLLGQLPRFYELLSYRALNECRVLPNSTQDTMAEATVKLSIGAETVMTVAEGNGPVNALDQALRKALTPHYPALQDMHLSDYKVRILTPSDATAALTRVVIESRDKNGHAWHTLGVSANLIDASNDALFDALTWYLMKQGLPSA, encoded by the coding sequence ATGGCCGAGCGTATCTATCTTTATGACTCCACCCTGCGCGACGGATCGCAGGCACAGGGGATTGACTTCACCGTTGCCGACAAGCTGGCGATTGCCGAGGCGCTGGACGCCTTTGGCATCGACTATATCGAAGGCGGCTGGCCGGGCGCAAACCCAACAGACGATGCTTTTTTTGCGCGCGTGCCAAAGACGCGGTTTGCGAAAGTGTCGGCCTTCGGAATGACGCGGCGTGCCGGGCGCTCAGCCTCAAATGATCCCGGCCTTCAGGATATTCTTGGCGCTGGTACACCGGCCGTCTGTCTGGTCGGCAAGAGCTGGGACTGGCAGGTCGAGACCGCCTTGAAGGTTTCGACGAGCGAGAACCTGAAGATGATATCAGACTCGCTCTCGCACGTGATCAACCAGGGTCGTGAAGCGCATTTTGATGCCGAACACTTCTTCGACGGCTATAAAGCCAACCCGACCTATGCGCTTGAAGCCCTGAGCGCGGCCTATGAAGCCGGAGCCTCCTGGATCATCCTTTGCGATACGAACGGGGGCTCAATGCCTTCAGAGGTCTATCGTATCGTTTCCGACGTTCGATCGAAACTTCCCGATGCGCGTCTTGGGATCCATTGCCATAACGACACCGAACAGGCCGTCGCCAATTCCCTGGCTGCGGTTGAGGCGGGCGTGCGCCAGATCCAGGGCACGATCAATGGCATTGGCGAGCGCTGCGGCAATGCCAACCTGATCGCTCTGATCCCAACACTGATGCTGAAGATGGGCTACGAGACGGGCGTCTCGATGGAACAGCTGAAAGAGATCGGCTCATTATCAAGGCTCATCGACGATCGCCTCAATCGTGTGCCCAACCGCCATGCGGCCTATGTCGGAAAGAGTGCCTTTGCCCATAAAGGCGGGTTACACGTTTCGGCAATGGCGCGCGACAGTCGCTCTTATGAACATATCGACCCGGCACTTGTGGGAAACACGCGGCTTATTCTCGTCTCTGATAAAGCTGGTCGTGCAAATGTGCTCAATCGGCTCGAGCAGATGGGTATTGAGGTTTCGGCCGATGATGAGCGCATCAACGAACTCGTCAAGATCGTCAAAGACCGTGAGGCTATGGGATATGCCTATGAGGACGCCAGCGCTTCGTTTGAGCTTCTGGCTCGAGGCCTTCTCGGGCAATTGCCGCGTTTCTATGAGCTTCTGAGTTATCGCGCGCTCAACGAATGCCGCGTTTTGCCAAACAGCACTCAGGACACAATGGCAGAAGCCACGGTCAAGCTTTCAATTGGCGCAGAGACGGTTATGACCGTCGCTGAGGGCAACGGGCCTGTCAATGCGCTCGACCAGGCTTTGCGCAAGGCCCTGACACCGCATTATCCGGCGCTTCAGGACATGCACCTTAGTGACTATAAGGTTCGCATTCTCACGCCGTCTGATGCGACCGCCGCCCTGACACGCGTGGTCATTGAAAGCCGTGACAAGAACGGGCATGCCTGGCACACGCTGGGCGTCAGCGCCAACCTTATCGATGCTTCAAACGACGCGCTGTTTGACGCTTTGACCTGGTACTTGATGAAACAGGGCCTCCCATCGGCTTAA
- a CDS encoding alpha/beta fold hydrolase has translation MTVLSAPSVPRPGSRRLTISHSDAHACGRMSYLDLGDKAAPAIVFVHGFAADLLTWSFCLIPLAARYRVVAIDLPAHGRSADAAGDCSLEFMASWLSQALDVLGIGCAHLVGHSMGARISLGMAEAYAQQVRSLTLIAPAGMGGAFDRDALERFLIEGSEASARAAAAQLLGAQNQTSVDALAASLQAAAPPARRDLLLRFLRRIEAAHPSMGWYDWSRVSVPHQVIWGQSDRVIPLPPPERLPARLHTLDGVGHLPHMEVPGRITGLITEFLNEL, from the coding sequence GTGACAGTTCTGTCTGCCCCCTCTGTGCCGCGTCCCGGCAGCCGTCGGCTGACCATAAGCCACAGCGATGCCCATGCTTGCGGGAGGATGAGTTATCTCGATCTGGGGGATAAGGCGGCGCCCGCTATCGTATTCGTGCACGGCTTCGCCGCTGATTTGCTGACCTGGTCCTTTTGCCTGATCCCGCTGGCGGCTCGCTACCGCGTGGTGGCCATCGACCTGCCGGCGCATGGTCGAAGTGCCGATGCGGCGGGCGATTGCAGTCTGGAGTTTATGGCCTCGTGGCTGTCGCAAGCGCTGGATGTCCTCGGTATCGGCTGCGCACATCTGGTCGGTCATTCGATGGGCGCACGCATCAGCCTCGGTATGGCCGAAGCCTATGCCCAGCAGGTCAGGAGTTTGACCCTGATTGCACCTGCGGGCATGGGCGGCGCATTTGACCGCGACGCGCTGGAGCGCTTTCTGATCGAAGGCAGTGAAGCCAGCGCCCGTGCCGCCGCCGCGCAACTTCTGGGCGCGCAGAACCAAACGTCTGTCGATGCTTTAGCCGCCTCATTGCAGGCCGCTGCCCCACCCGCCCGCCGGGATCTACTGCTACGCTTTCTGCGACGCATTGAGGCGGCCCACCCGTCTATGGGGTGGTACGACTGGAGTCGTGTAAGTGTGCCGCATCAGGTGATCTGGGGGCAGTCTGACCGGGTCATTCCTCTGCCACCGCCTGAGCGTTTGCCCGCAAGGCTTCATACGCTCGATGGTGTAGGGCATCTGCCGCACATGGAGGTGCCAGGGCGCATCACCGGTCTGATTACGGAGTTTCTAAATGAGCTTTGA
- a CDS encoding type II toxin-antitoxin system HipA family toxin: MTQSYLAPSAFKSLDVFLNTLKVGTIVRTPGDFNAFSFDPAYRLTGGVPVLSLSFRSATGGLRKDPQPMVGVLPAFFANLLPEDKLRAALEKHHAGDVRPGNDFDLLAALGADLPGAVRVLATDGSEIRAPHEEGALTKARFSLAGVHMKLSVMKNAGKSRGLTLPLVAGEGQYIAKFPSTAFPGVSENEYANLALAEAIGMDVPERELVERSDFEGIPKDFQTFADGKVLLTKRFDRGAGTRRVHIEDMAQVFGVHPSRKYEGAAYHDIAAAIATAVSPAAALEFVRRLALAVITGNGDMHLKNWSLIYPGEGAAPELAPVYDLLSTVPYSPADSLALSLGGEKSFKAITAARWKRFANRARLPESGVLLAVSETLERVNASWWTLPERTLIPKRVLSRIDGHIKTMTTTLSVD; encoded by the coding sequence ATGACGCAAAGTTATCTCGCGCCAAGCGCCTTTAAGTCGCTGGATGTGTTTCTGAACACGCTGAAAGTCGGTACAATCGTCCGGACACCGGGCGATTTCAACGCGTTCAGTTTTGATCCCGCGTATCGACTTACAGGCGGCGTACCTGTTTTAAGTCTATCGTTTCGGTCGGCCACCGGCGGGCTGCGCAAGGATCCGCAGCCTATGGTCGGCGTCCTGCCCGCCTTCTTCGCCAACCTCTTGCCAGAGGATAAACTAAGAGCGGCGTTGGAAAAGCATCACGCCGGCGATGTTCGTCCTGGAAACGATTTTGATTTGTTGGCGGCTCTCGGCGCAGATTTGCCGGGTGCGGTGCGCGTGCTTGCGACTGACGGCTCGGAGATAAGGGCGCCTCATGAGGAAGGCGCTCTCACTAAGGCGCGCTTCTCCCTCGCCGGTGTCCATATGAAGCTTTCGGTTATGAAAAATGCCGGAAAAAGCCGTGGCCTGACACTGCCGCTGGTCGCGGGGGAGGGACAATATATTGCAAAATTTCCCTCCACTGCCTTCCCTGGCGTTTCGGAAAACGAATATGCGAATTTGGCTCTGGCCGAGGCGATTGGCATGGACGTGCCAGAACGTGAACTGGTCGAAAGGTCGGATTTCGAGGGGATACCGAAAGACTTTCAAACCTTTGCCGATGGTAAAGTGCTTCTGACCAAGCGCTTCGATCGAGGTGCGGGAACCAGGCGTGTGCACATTGAAGACATGGCGCAGGTGTTTGGTGTGCATCCGTCTCGAAAATATGAGGGAGCGGCCTATCACGACATCGCCGCAGCGATTGCGACGGCCGTTTCGCCCGCGGCGGCTCTTGAATTCGTCCGCCGACTGGCCTTGGCGGTTATCACCGGGAATGGCGATATGCACCTTAAAAACTGGTCGTTGATTTATCCAGGAGAGGGTGCGGCACCAGAGCTCGCACCGGTCTATGACCTACTGTCTACCGTGCCATACAGTCCCGCCGATAGCCTTGCGCTCTCGCTGGGCGGAGAAAAGTCGTTTAAAGCCATTACCGCCGCCCGCTGGAAGAGGTTTGCCAATCGCGCGCGTCTTCCGGAATCCGGCGTACTGCTCGCGGTCTCAGAGACACTTGAGCGCGTCAACGCCAGTTGGTGGACGCTGCCCGAGCGCACATTGATCCCGAAACGGGTATTGAGCCGTATCGATGGGCATATCAAAACAATGACGACGACACTGTCTGTCGACTGA
- a CDS encoding 3-oxoacyl-ACP synthase III family protein, whose amino-acid sequence MTGGVIKGVSIRGLRACVPAQSLGIEGLIPDDAERARLTGSIGVITRRIAPAGVLTSDLCQRAAEGLLAQLGWNRDTIDVLIFVTQSADYVIPSTACALQTRLGLGSCLAFDINLGCSGYPYGLWTAASLLQTLKIEGRPARALVLAGDVSTSKLMPGDRATVPLFGDAGSATALEVDEAAQPMFGEFGTDGSGAAHILVEAGGLKLPLVPPVEPHPADYAEHLFKAARLHLNGTEVFNFTLKAVPALVGRILEASGETADSVDYVVFHQANAFMLNHLRKKAGLPVEKVPVAMERFGNTSSASIPLTIADALHDVFSERRQMVIMGFGVGWSWSAMKLTLGPIPAPGIDDYV is encoded by the coding sequence ATGACCGGTGGCGTAATTAAAGGGGTGTCGATCCGCGGTCTTCGCGCCTGCGTGCCCGCCCAAAGTCTGGGTATAGAAGGGCTTATCCCCGATGACGCCGAGCGCGCGCGCCTCACCGGCTCGATCGGGGTCATCACCCGAAGGATCGCGCCCGCCGGTGTCCTGACCTCAGACCTGTGTCAAAGGGCCGCGGAGGGGCTACTGGCTCAGCTCGGCTGGAACAGGGACACGATCGATGTCCTGATCTTCGTGACCCAAAGCGCCGACTACGTGATCCCCTCAACGGCCTGCGCGCTGCAAACGCGTCTCGGACTGGGGTCGTGTCTGGCTTTTGACATTAATCTTGGCTGTTCCGGCTATCCCTACGGTCTGTGGACAGCCGCGTCGCTGCTGCAGACGCTAAAGATCGAAGGGCGTCCGGCGAGGGCGCTCGTGCTGGCCGGGGATGTTTCGACCTCTAAGCTGATGCCCGGCGATCGCGCCACGGTGCCCCTGTTTGGCGACGCGGGTTCTGCCACGGCGCTGGAGGTCGATGAGGCTGCGCAGCCGATGTTCGGGGAATTCGGTACAGATGGGTCTGGCGCGGCGCATATTCTGGTTGAGGCGGGCGGGCTGAAGCTGCCGCTTGTGCCTCCGGTCGAACCCCATCCGGCGGACTATGCCGAGCACCTCTTCAAGGCGGCCCGGCTACATCTGAATGGTACGGAGGTGTTCAATTTTACGCTGAAAGCCGTACCGGCTCTGGTCGGGCGCATCCTTGAGGCGTCCGGTGAAACCGCCGACAGCGTCGATTACGTCGTCTTCCATCAGGCCAATGCTTTCATGCTCAACCACCTGCGCAAAAAGGCGGGCCTACCCGTGGAAAAGGTGCCGGTAGCCATGGAGCGCTTTGGCAATACCTCTTCCGCCTCCATTCCCCTGACCATTGCCGACGCGCTGCACGACGTCTTCTCGGAGCGGCGCCAGATGGTCATTATGGGCTTTGGCGTTGGCTGGTCATGGAGTGCTATGAAGCTGACGCTCGGGCCGATCCCCGCTCCAGGGATCGACGACTATGTATAG